The Verrucomicrobium spinosum DSM 4136 = JCM 18804 genome includes a region encoding these proteins:
- a CDS encoding MDR family NADPH-dependent oxidoreductase: MRLCFHESGKPTEVLRLESFEPPVPERHEVRVRMLYAPINPADLNYIEGTYGRQPTFPAVPGNEGCGRVEAIGDEVESLAVGDLVIALHPLGCWSQYVVAAENRYAKLPEDIDLAQASMLRVNPTTAWQMIHNFRELDLGDFVVQNAANSGVGTAVIQIARHLGLKTVNFVRRPELVAELTELGGDVVVLDNETGVAQAQALVGPHPLRLALNAVGGDSALRLMEILAPKGTLVTYGAMSRRSLKIPNKYLIFKDLEIRGYWLSRWLDEAPHHEIRTVLQPLADLMRKGIIKLPVDTIYPVADFQQAITHALEGGRNGKIILKF, translated from the coding sequence ATGCGTCTCTGTTTTCACGAATCTGGCAAGCCCACGGAAGTTCTACGCCTGGAGTCCTTCGAACCGCCCGTACCGGAGCGTCATGAAGTGCGAGTGCGCATGCTCTATGCGCCCATCAATCCGGCCGACTTGAACTACATCGAGGGCACCTACGGCCGCCAGCCCACCTTCCCTGCGGTGCCCGGCAACGAGGGCTGTGGTCGGGTCGAGGCAATCGGTGACGAGGTCGAGTCCCTCGCCGTAGGGGATCTGGTCATTGCTCTGCATCCGTTGGGCTGCTGGTCCCAGTATGTGGTGGCGGCTGAGAACCGATATGCGAAGCTTCCGGAGGACATTGATCTGGCCCAAGCGTCCATGCTCCGAGTCAATCCCACCACTGCGTGGCAGATGATCCACAACTTTCGCGAGCTCGACTTGGGCGACTTCGTGGTGCAGAACGCCGCCAACTCCGGTGTCGGCACCGCCGTCATTCAGATCGCCCGGCATCTGGGGCTGAAAACCGTCAATTTCGTCCGCCGACCCGAACTGGTGGCAGAACTCACCGAACTGGGAGGAGATGTGGTGGTGCTCGACAACGAAACCGGGGTCGCCCAAGCCCAAGCCCTAGTGGGGCCGCACCCTCTCCGTCTGGCCCTAAACGCCGTGGGTGGCGACAGCGCCCTGCGACTGATGGAGATTCTCGCCCCCAAAGGAACCCTGGTCACCTACGGTGCCATGAGTCGCCGGAGCCTTAAAATTCCCAACAAATACCTGATTTTCAAGGACTTGGAAATTCGCGGCTACTGGCTGAGCCGCTGGCTCGACGAGGCCCCGCACCACGAGATCCGCACAGTTTTGCAGCCCCTGGCCGACCTGATGCGGAAAGGCATCATCAAACTCCCAGTGGATACGATCTACCCGGTGGCCGACTTCCAGCAGGCGATAACCCACGCCTTGGAGGGCGGACGAAACGGGAAAATCATCCTCAAGTTCTGA
- a CDS encoding Sec-independent protein translocase subunit TatA/TatB, whose translation MSSPFLAIGPLGTWEMVIIAVLVLVLFGAKKLPTFARSLGKSMGEFKKAREEFEHELTRAQDDVVNSPAPTKEPEQKRIPTTTEV comes from the coding sequence ATGAGCAGTCCCTTCCTCGCAATTGGCCCCCTCGGCACCTGGGAGATGGTTATTATCGCCGTCTTGGTTCTCGTGCTTTTCGGTGCCAAGAAACTTCCTACGTTTGCCCGCAGCCTCGGCAAGAGCATGGGTGAATTCAAGAAGGCGCGTGAGGAGTTCGAACACGAACTTACCCGCGCCCAAGACGACGTCGTCAATTCTCCCGCACCTACCAAGGAGCCTGAACAGAAGCGAATTCCGACCACGACGGAAGTCTGA
- a CDS encoding class I SAM-dependent rRNA methyltransferase, protein MEEGKLNVAWNRRQSIITPDTTCYRLLDAEGDGFPDLWVEWFDGRLLLQTQRHQPTDVRPLVKAFPGVRSIYWKRLDQRDKESPTWLWGETVEEPFTVLENGVTYEISFTSGYSQGIFLDQRDNRLAIKERLAQTEPGSQRVLNLFAYTCAFSVAAAAGGGIATSVDLSPTYLDWGKRNLQLNGMDPAGHYFVKGDAFDWLQAFAKKGRKWQGVILDPPTFSRGQVKKVFRVEEDYAELVKLATQVLEPGGWMLCCANTRKVSSFEMEEQVRSGVAQARRRLNKFQSASMPADFTGDAYLKSFWLDVA, encoded by the coding sequence ATGGAAGAAGGAAAACTAAACGTCGCGTGGAATCGCCGACAATCGATCATCACCCCAGACACCACCTGCTACCGCCTGCTTGACGCGGAAGGGGACGGGTTCCCAGATCTGTGGGTGGAGTGGTTTGATGGACGTCTGCTGCTCCAGACCCAGCGGCATCAGCCAACAGACGTGCGTCCGTTGGTCAAAGCCTTTCCGGGGGTTAGATCTATCTACTGGAAGCGGCTGGATCAGCGGGACAAGGAGTCGCCAACCTGGCTGTGGGGGGAGACGGTGGAGGAGCCGTTCACGGTGCTAGAGAACGGCGTGACGTACGAGATCAGCTTCACCAGCGGCTACTCCCAGGGGATCTTCCTGGATCAGCGGGACAATCGCCTGGCGATCAAGGAGCGGTTGGCCCAGACCGAGCCAGGCAGTCAGCGTGTGCTGAATCTCTTTGCCTACACCTGCGCTTTCTCTGTGGCGGCGGCCGCTGGCGGCGGGATCGCCACCAGCGTGGATCTGAGCCCCACCTACCTCGACTGGGGGAAGCGGAACTTGCAGCTCAACGGGATGGATCCTGCGGGGCACTATTTCGTCAAAGGGGACGCTTTTGACTGGCTGCAGGCCTTTGCCAAGAAGGGCCGGAAGTGGCAGGGCGTCATCCTGGACCCGCCCACTTTCTCTCGGGGGCAGGTCAAAAAGGTCTTCCGGGTGGAGGAGGACTACGCGGAACTGGTGAAGCTGGCCACCCAGGTACTGGAGCCTGGGGGGTGGATGCTCTGCTGTGCCAACACGCGCAAGGTGTCCTCATTTGAGATGGAGGAGCAGGTGCGCAGCGGGGTGGCTCAGGCCCGACGCCGGTTGAACAAATTCCAGAGTGCCTCCATGCCGGCCGATTTTACGGGCGACGCGTATTTGAAATCATTCTGGCTGGATGTAGCCTGA
- a CDS encoding MFS transporter — protein sequence MSSPSRSPFAKLFTMMILEFFIWGAWLPLIWGYMGGAVDKGGLGFTDFQQVWIGSAFAISSILAIFFSNQFADRKFAAERFMAFSHLVGGIAILSLYWVKSFELFFVLMLIHSILYVPTISVANSLAFANMSNATREFGLVRMGGTIGWILAAWPLYFVLQGKEGVEAMNATRNIFLISGGASLVLAAFSLTLPHTPPKPATGEASLAWLKAGKNLMIPCILVLFVVTFIDSTIHNGYFLVTGGFLENKVGFKKEWIMPIMSLGQVAEILTMAVLGLALKKLGWRKTLLIGIAGHVVRFAAYAYFPQSQALIIVVQLLHGICYAFFFATVYIFVDAIFPKDVRSSAQGWFNLLILGLGDLAAKWTFIPLAKSLTNAEGVVDYKNLFLVPTGLGVLAMLLLLVAFHPPKDVQPDGNVSH from the coding sequence ATGAGCAGTCCATCTCGATCTCCCTTCGCCAAGTTGTTCACCATGATGATCCTGGAGTTCTTCATCTGGGGGGCGTGGCTGCCACTGATCTGGGGCTATATGGGGGGTGCGGTGGACAAGGGAGGACTTGGCTTTACAGACTTCCAGCAGGTGTGGATTGGCAGTGCGTTCGCCATCTCCTCAATCCTCGCCATTTTCTTCAGTAATCAGTTTGCTGATCGCAAGTTTGCCGCAGAGCGCTTCATGGCCTTCAGCCATTTGGTCGGCGGCATCGCGATACTTTCTCTGTATTGGGTAAAGAGTTTTGAGCTGTTCTTCGTGCTCATGCTCATCCACTCCATTCTCTACGTGCCCACGATCTCTGTGGCCAACTCGCTGGCTTTTGCCAACATGTCGAACGCGACCCGGGAATTCGGTCTGGTTCGCATGGGCGGCACCATTGGCTGGATTCTCGCTGCCTGGCCGCTCTACTTCGTGCTGCAGGGCAAGGAAGGTGTGGAAGCGATGAACGCGACTCGGAACATCTTCCTCATCTCCGGCGGTGCCTCACTCGTGCTGGCGGCTTTTAGCCTTACTCTGCCGCACACACCCCCGAAACCTGCCACTGGCGAAGCAAGTCTGGCCTGGCTCAAGGCGGGCAAGAACCTGATGATCCCGTGCATCCTGGTGCTGTTCGTGGTCACCTTCATCGACTCCACCATCCACAACGGTTACTTCCTAGTGACGGGTGGTTTCCTCGAAAACAAAGTTGGCTTCAAGAAGGAGTGGATCATGCCCATTATGAGCCTTGGCCAGGTGGCGGAGATTCTGACCATGGCGGTGCTTGGTCTCGCGCTCAAGAAACTCGGCTGGAGGAAAACGCTGCTCATCGGCATTGCTGGTCACGTTGTCCGTTTCGCCGCCTACGCTTATTTCCCCCAGAGCCAGGCTCTCATCATTGTGGTTCAGCTGCTGCACGGGATCTGCTATGCCTTCTTCTTTGCCACGGTGTACATCTTCGTGGATGCCATCTTCCCGAAGGACGTTCGCTCCAGTGCCCAGGGTTGGTTTAACCTCCTTATTCTCGGCCTTGGTGACCTGGCGGCCAAGTGGACCTTTATTCCGCTCGCCAAGTCGCTCACCAACGCTGAAGGCGTCGTGGACTACAAGAACCTGTTCCTGGTTCCGACCGGTCTGGGCGTCCTGGCCATGCTGTTGCTGCTTGTGGCATTCCACCCGCCGAAGGACGTTCAGCCAGATGGCAATGTGAGCCATTAA
- a CDS encoding TIGR03364 family FAD-dependent oxidoreductase, with translation MQNLHSERVVIVGSGIIGLTHALTALEAGCTVTLVERNSRPLGASIRNFGTIWPVGLSFGKERTQALRGVQRWKELARDAGFIADACGSLSLAYRNEAWSVLQEFAALPDSAAEGFELLSPEETIKRHPLANPEGLQGALFSPHELCIQSATALTALVAHLKSLGVNFLNRACAIKVHDDAVELADGRMLPFDQCVIAAGEEMQILFPKELAESHIRRCQLQMMRTSPVNQRLGAIMVSDLTLAHYPAFQDCPSIANLQSVLHDAMPEHHQWGVHVIAAQHADGTITLGDSHEYGPDFTPDNWSRVNDLVLGYLATFTRLPSYRIDSRWHGVYLKSTIGQTQVVLQPRERVTMVTAMGGLGMTLSWGLAERTVSNWLEAGACIIS, from the coding sequence ATGCAGAATCTCCATTCAGAACGTGTCGTCATCGTCGGGAGCGGCATCATCGGCCTCACCCATGCCCTCACCGCTCTGGAGGCCGGTTGCACTGTCACCCTGGTAGAGCGCAACAGCCGTCCCTTGGGAGCCTCCATTCGCAACTTCGGCACCATCTGGCCGGTGGGATTGTCTTTTGGCAAAGAACGCACGCAAGCGCTCCGCGGGGTGCAGCGATGGAAGGAACTGGCCCGCGACGCAGGCTTTATTGCGGACGCCTGCGGCTCCCTTAGTCTCGCCTACCGAAACGAGGCCTGGTCTGTGCTGCAGGAATTTGCCGCACTCCCGGACTCGGCTGCGGAAGGGTTTGAGCTGTTGTCGCCTGAAGAGACGATCAAGCGGCATCCCCTGGCAAACCCCGAGGGGCTACAGGGTGCACTTTTCAGCCCCCATGAGCTTTGCATCCAGTCCGCGACCGCGCTCACCGCTCTGGTGGCCCACCTGAAAAGCCTGGGGGTCAATTTCCTGAATCGAGCCTGTGCCATCAAGGTGCACGATGACGCGGTGGAACTGGCGGACGGTCGGATGCTGCCTTTTGACCAGTGTGTGATCGCGGCCGGAGAGGAGATGCAGATTCTCTTCCCCAAGGAACTGGCAGAGTCCCACATCCGCCGCTGCCAGTTGCAGATGATGCGCACCAGTCCGGTCAACCAGCGCCTTGGGGCCATCATGGTCAGTGATCTCACTCTCGCCCACTATCCCGCCTTCCAGGACTGCCCCAGCATCGCCAACCTGCAGTCAGTCCTGCACGATGCCATGCCAGAGCATCACCAGTGGGGAGTGCATGTCATTGCCGCGCAACACGCGGACGGCACGATCACTCTGGGTGACTCCCATGAGTACGGCCCGGACTTCACCCCGGATAACTGGAGCCGGGTCAACGACCTCGTGCTGGGCTATCTCGCCACCTTCACCCGGCTGCCATCCTATCGGATCGACTCACGATGGCACGGAGTCTATCTCAAGAGCACCATAGGCCAGACGCAGGTGGTGCTACAGCCCCGTGAACGAGTCACCATGGTCACCGCCATGGGCGGGCTGGGCATGACGTTGTCCTGGGGCCTGGCCGAGCGCACCGTCTCCAACTGGTTGGAAGCCGGCGCCTGCATTATTTCATGA
- a CDS encoding AraC family transcriptional regulator — MHTLPIREHIPRRPEDPIFCEHLAGSSYGTPWHFHPELELVLVKKSQGYRIVGDNITNLSAGDLVLVGSNLPHLWHQDNTAGELEAVVVQFVADFLGREFAGRSDFEPVRQLMDKARRGLHITGDVRDRVADRMSAMVGLGPLRRLAELLSILDDLAHSPGVAFLSSPGFAPQLGLGDQARVDRVMQFIHKHLCEPINRDQVAAIAALSPGAFSRFFRSRTGRTFPAYLNELRLGRAARLLSTTDLRVVDVAADCGFRNLAHFNRLFLKWKGVTPSEFRKRLGGT, encoded by the coding sequence GTGCACACGCTGCCGATCCGTGAACACATCCCCCGCCGCCCGGAAGATCCCATCTTCTGTGAGCATCTTGCTGGCTCCAGCTATGGAACGCCATGGCATTTCCATCCCGAGCTGGAACTTGTGCTGGTCAAGAAGAGCCAGGGGTATCGCATCGTGGGGGATAACATCACCAATCTCTCAGCGGGCGATCTGGTGCTGGTCGGGTCCAATCTGCCGCATCTCTGGCACCAGGACAACACCGCAGGCGAACTGGAAGCGGTGGTGGTGCAGTTTGTGGCCGATTTCCTGGGTCGGGAATTTGCCGGGCGCAGCGACTTTGAGCCGGTCCGGCAACTGATGGACAAGGCCCGTCGTGGTCTCCACATCACCGGCGACGTGCGGGACCGCGTGGCCGATCGCATGAGCGCCATGGTCGGGCTGGGGCCACTGAGGCGTCTGGCCGAGTTGCTGAGCATTCTGGATGACCTGGCTCATTCTCCTGGTGTGGCGTTTCTCAGCTCGCCGGGATTTGCCCCGCAGTTGGGTCTGGGGGATCAGGCCCGCGTGGACCGGGTGATGCAGTTCATCCACAAGCACCTCTGCGAGCCGATCAACCGCGATCAGGTGGCGGCCATTGCCGCGCTCAGTCCCGGTGCCTTCAGCCGGTTCTTCCGCAGCCGCACCGGCAGGACCTTTCCCGCCTATCTCAATGAGCTTCGCCTGGGAAGGGCTGCGAGACTCCTCTCCACCACCGATCTGCGTGTTGTGGACGTGGCGGCGGATTGTGGCTTCAGGAATCTGGCGCATTTCAACCGCCTGTTCTTGAAGTGGAAGGGCGTCACCCCCAGTGAGTTCAGGAAGCGCCTTGGCGGAACCTGA
- a CDS encoding alkaline phosphatase family protein, which yields MKLWLPLLPLFAALATLMATSGTKPRSAFSDKHVLLIGIDGLRSDALQQAMARGLAPNLKALAEGGTITWNAYAGGGLGQPTQQPTISGPGWTSLFTGVWMDRHNVDGNATPLLNQPDVRGSYQLDRAPHFANRLKKAVPQASIASFSAWGWIESYLVAAQPEAFDAHDRGVGIKYPDRDLDIKNKTLSYLETTTPDVLVVHFDQADGAGHATGFNTENPVYMTAIHKVDEHVGEILEALKRSPGANDQKWLVLVTTDHGGIGKKHGGQSPEERTIPIIAHGPGIARNRVVDTPLGQTAIAPTLFFYLGVPASPDWGWTNEVFALETATAHSP from the coding sequence ATGAAGCTCTGGCTCCCCCTCCTGCCCCTCTTCGCTGCGTTAGCCACCCTGATGGCGACCTCCGGCACCAAGCCGCGGTCCGCCTTCTCAGACAAACATGTTTTGCTAATCGGTATCGATGGACTGCGCTCAGACGCCTTGCAGCAGGCGATGGCCCGCGGCCTTGCTCCGAATCTTAAAGCCCTCGCGGAGGGAGGAACGATCACATGGAACGCGTACGCCGGCGGCGGGCTGGGCCAACCCACCCAGCAACCCACGATCAGTGGTCCCGGTTGGACCAGCCTTTTCACCGGAGTTTGGATGGATCGGCACAATGTGGACGGCAACGCCACCCCTCTTTTGAACCAGCCCGACGTGCGCGGCTCCTATCAACTCGACCGGGCTCCTCACTTCGCCAACCGGCTCAAGAAAGCCGTCCCACAGGCGAGCATTGCCTCTTTTTCCGCATGGGGCTGGATTGAAAGCTACCTCGTAGCGGCCCAGCCCGAGGCTTTTGACGCCCATGACCGCGGCGTGGGCATCAAGTACCCGGATCGCGATCTCGACATCAAGAACAAGACCCTGAGCTACCTCGAAACCACCACCCCAGATGTCCTGGTCGTCCATTTTGATCAAGCAGACGGTGCGGGCCATGCCACGGGATTCAACACAGAAAACCCGGTGTACATGACCGCCATCCATAAAGTGGACGAGCATGTGGGCGAAATTCTGGAGGCATTAAAACGGTCTCCAGGAGCGAACGATCAGAAGTGGCTCGTCCTCGTCACCACCGACCACGGCGGCATCGGCAAGAAGCACGGCGGCCAGAGCCCGGAAGAACGCACCATCCCCATTATTGCCCATGGCCCCGGCATCGCCCGGAACCGGGTGGTAGATACCCCGCTAGGACAGACCGCCATCGCCCCCACCCTCTTTTTCTATCTGGGAGTCCCCGCGTCCCCCGATTGGGGCTGGACCAACGAGGTGTTTGCCCTGGAAACCGCCACCGCGCACAGTCCCTGA
- a CDS encoding Gfo/Idh/MocA family protein — MKTWRIAGINFDHFHMGDLLRMVHEHPSAEIVAISDEQPERLVVATRNFGLGEGQVFTDYRACLEQTRPDLVILCPAASCHGEWVEKVAPYGAHVIMEKPYAGTLAEADAMAKAMEASGKELIVNWPLVWYAGQQTAHRLVQEGLIGEVREFHHHGGNRGPLYHGADKIDKEPTSEEKAASWFYSKSLGGGSLLDYMGYGTTLGTWHLGGRKPIEVTCTWDETPGLEVDEHAVAVIRYATGLSKTETRWGTFTDPWTHQPQPKCGFVLKGTDGTISCYDYEPTLFVQTRERPEGYAVPVDVLKSPNRNPIEHVLHHLETGAPLIGPLTLEISRIGQQIVDTAYLSAQQKRTLALVGG; from the coding sequence ATGAAAACCTGGCGCATTGCCGGCATCAATTTCGATCACTTCCACATGGGCGACCTGCTGCGGATGGTGCATGAGCATCCCTCGGCGGAGATTGTGGCCATCAGTGACGAGCAGCCTGAACGGCTCGTGGTGGCAACGCGCAATTTCGGGCTGGGTGAGGGACAGGTGTTCACTGACTATCGGGCGTGCCTGGAGCAGACCCGGCCGGACTTGGTGATTCTCTGCCCTGCGGCGTCCTGTCACGGCGAGTGGGTGGAGAAGGTGGCTCCGTATGGGGCCCACGTTATCATGGAGAAGCCTTACGCCGGAACGCTGGCGGAGGCGGATGCCATGGCGAAGGCGATGGAGGCGTCGGGCAAGGAGCTGATCGTGAACTGGCCACTGGTGTGGTATGCGGGCCAGCAGACGGCCCATCGGCTGGTCCAAGAGGGCTTGATCGGCGAGGTGAGGGAGTTTCACCACCATGGTGGCAACCGCGGGCCGCTCTACCACGGTGCGGACAAGATCGACAAAGAACCCACCTCAGAGGAGAAGGCTGCCAGTTGGTTTTACAGCAAGTCGTTGGGTGGGGGATCGCTGCTGGACTACATGGGCTACGGCACCACCTTGGGCACATGGCATCTGGGTGGTCGGAAGCCAATCGAAGTGACCTGTACCTGGGATGAAACCCCGGGACTGGAGGTGGATGAGCATGCGGTGGCAGTGATCCGGTATGCCACAGGGCTGAGCAAGACGGAGACGCGCTGGGGGACCTTCACCGATCCGTGGACTCACCAGCCTCAACCCAAGTGCGGCTTTGTGCTGAAGGGCACGGACGGGACGATCTCGTGTTATGACTACGAACCCACGCTCTTTGTGCAGACCCGGGAGCGTCCGGAAGGGTACGCGGTGCCTGTGGATGTGCTGAAGTCGCCCAATCGCAATCCGATTGAGCACGTGCTTCATCATCTGGAGACGGGGGCACCGCTGATCGGGCCGCTCACGCTGGAGATCTCCCGCATCGGTCAGCAGATTGTGGATACCGCCTATCTGAGTGCGCAACAGAAGCGGACGTTGGCTTTGGTTGGCGGCTGA
- the hisD gene encoding histidinol dehydrogenase translates to MRILRYTDAAYADALCRLNRRAEASDRVRDVVAAVIADIRQNGDKALLELTQKFDGATLTAEQLVVSTEEVAAAVASLTPEVRAALDASLRNVTTFAHQSLRKDWSMINEQGAEVGEVYHPFERVGVYVPGGTAPLVSTAIMTVAIAAAAGVPEIVVCSPCGKDGKVNANLLAALSLAGATEIYRVGGSQAIAAMAFGTETIKPVTKIFGPGNSYVVEAKRQVFGVVSVDLLPGPSEVMVLADSSANPAFIAADLLAQAEHGKDSGVAFLTDDETLLNAVVSQVETQGQKLTRQEMVRSVLDKECFLMLVPTLEEGAEIVNNYAPEHLSLITAREHDILPLIRTAGAIFLGNYSPVAVGDFLAGPSHTLPTGGAGKSFPGLTVDMFQKRTSIVRLSKEACAKSEPIVRVFSEIEGLDAHGLSVSVRGE, encoded by the coding sequence ATGAGAATCCTCCGCTACACTGATGCCGCCTACGCTGACGCTCTCTGCCGCCTGAACCGCCGCGCCGAGGCCTCTGACCGCGTGCGGGACGTGGTGGCCGCCGTGATCGCAGACATCCGGCAGAATGGGGACAAGGCCCTTTTGGAGCTGACTCAGAAGTTTGACGGGGCGACCCTGACGGCGGAGCAACTCGTGGTCTCCACGGAAGAAGTGGCTGCCGCCGTCGCCAGTCTGACGCCGGAAGTGCGTGCAGCGCTGGATGCCTCCCTCCGGAACGTCACCACGTTTGCCCACCAGAGTCTGCGCAAGGACTGGTCGATGATCAACGAGCAGGGCGCAGAGGTGGGAGAAGTGTACCACCCCTTTGAGCGGGTGGGGGTCTATGTGCCCGGGGGCACGGCTCCTCTGGTGAGCACCGCCATCATGACGGTAGCGATTGCCGCCGCGGCTGGTGTGCCGGAGATCGTGGTTTGCTCGCCCTGTGGCAAGGATGGCAAGGTGAACGCCAACCTCCTGGCTGCGTTGAGTCTGGCAGGCGCGACCGAGATTTATCGCGTGGGGGGCTCCCAGGCCATCGCCGCCATGGCGTTTGGCACGGAGACGATCAAGCCGGTGACCAAGATCTTCGGCCCTGGCAACAGCTATGTAGTCGAGGCCAAGCGGCAGGTGTTCGGCGTTGTTTCCGTGGACCTGCTTCCCGGACCCAGTGAAGTGATGGTGCTGGCTGACAGCAGCGCGAATCCTGCCTTCATCGCGGCCGACCTGCTGGCGCAGGCGGAGCACGGCAAGGACAGCGGCGTGGCCTTTCTCACCGATGACGAGACGCTCCTAAATGCCGTGGTGAGCCAGGTGGAAACGCAGGGCCAGAAGCTGACGCGCCAGGAGATGGTGCGCTCGGTGTTGGACAAGGAGTGCTTCCTCATGCTGGTGCCGACCCTGGAGGAAGGCGCGGAGATCGTGAACAATTACGCTCCGGAACACTTGAGCCTCATCACCGCCCGAGAGCATGACATTCTGCCGCTCATACGCACCGCCGGGGCGATCTTCCTTGGAAACTACTCTCCGGTGGCGGTGGGAGACTTCCTGGCCGGGCCGAGCCACACGCTGCCTACTGGGGGTGCAGGCAAGAGCTTCCCAGGGCTCACGGTGGATATGTTCCAAAAGCGCACCAGCATCGTGCGACTGAGCAAGGAAGCCTGCGCCAAGTCTGAGCCGATTGTGCGGGTGTTCAGCGAGATCGAGGGGCTCGACGCTCACGGCCTGAGCGTGAGCGTGCGCGGTGAGTAG
- a CDS encoding endonuclease/exonuclease/phosphatase family protein yields the protein MKRFLFGSQWFLASAWLWLFATTTLPVYSQAESTSAGFDERNRIVTFCAYNLRNYLKMPRSVDGAIQEKALKPDKEIAPLIEILATIKPDILGVCEIGDAEDLADLQARLKVRDIDLPHSEMGNGGDPTRRLALLSRFPITSRNSQSELKYHIGDVILPMQRGILDATVALRPNFEVRFLGVHFKSQREVPGMDQKLMRRNEAHLLRRHIESILTTEPATRLLAYGDFNESKHEAALVEIEGVPGTDVSMMDVRLRDSRGETWTHFWDAADHYSRLDYCFVNRALQSDIKKPESFVYDPPNFYDASDHRPLVIKIDRGAATSRARKKAKATPGEAEEPR from the coding sequence ATGAAGCGGTTTCTTTTTGGGAGTCAGTGGTTTCTCGCGAGCGCCTGGTTGTGGTTGTTCGCGACCACAACCTTGCCGGTTTACTCCCAAGCAGAATCTACGTCTGCCGGGTTCGACGAGCGAAACCGCATCGTCACCTTCTGCGCTTACAACCTGCGCAACTACCTGAAGATGCCCCGCTCCGTGGATGGAGCAATCCAGGAGAAGGCTCTCAAGCCCGACAAGGAAATCGCCCCGCTCATCGAGATCCTCGCCACGATTAAGCCCGATATTCTTGGCGTCTGCGAGATTGGCGACGCCGAAGATCTGGCGGACCTACAGGCACGGCTCAAGGTCCGCGACATCGATTTGCCGCACTCGGAGATGGGAAATGGCGGTGATCCCACTCGCAGACTGGCCCTCCTCAGCCGGTTTCCCATCACTTCTCGAAACTCTCAATCAGAGCTGAAGTACCACATCGGGGACGTGATTCTCCCCATGCAACGGGGCATCCTGGACGCTACCGTCGCTCTTAGACCCAACTTCGAGGTGCGCTTCTTGGGAGTCCACTTCAAGTCCCAGCGGGAGGTCCCCGGCATGGATCAGAAGCTGATGCGCCGGAACGAGGCCCATCTCCTGCGCCGGCACATCGAGTCTATTTTGACGACCGAGCCCGCCACCCGACTCCTCGCCTACGGCGACTTCAACGAGAGCAAACACGAAGCCGCTCTTGTCGAGATCGAAGGTGTCCCCGGCACTGATGTCTCCATGATGGATGTCAGGCTGCGCGACTCCCGGGGCGAAACATGGACCCACTTTTGGGATGCCGCCGACCACTACTCGCGCCTCGACTATTGCTTCGTGAATCGGGCGTTGCAGAGCGACATCAAGAAGCCGGAGTCATTCGTGTATGATCCGCCGAACTTCTATGACGCGAGTGACCACCGTCCGCTGGTCATCAAGATTGATCGCGGTGCCGCAACGTCTCGCGCACGTAAGAAGGCCAAAGCGACTCCGGGCGAGGCGGAAGAGCCAAGGTAG